A single Cyprinus carpio isolate SPL01 chromosome A6, ASM1834038v1, whole genome shotgun sequence DNA region contains:
- the LOC109100020 gene encoding uncharacterized protein LOC109100020, whose product MNSLRDFPRFPRHEMYEEMSVERNWTDTETRALLYIRQDEDISRQISGTVRDSLIYAEISRLLRAQGIHRTKRQVTTKLKTLKQKFLKIHEHHKNNGHGRVYWNYYDLCKSIWGSNRPADALILHSNVKLEEPQSTSIEDARNERRSTDIEEVSVSHDEETEDMADVVAQPVRKKAKKRSITDSVRAQEPLHVQNRREYEERLRREAREEQKEERASLMAMWKEMMEFQGNLLKEFIHLPSLPSHPSYHRHALHNQALSSFPSTSYMLPYDSPGTETENESAISHEEEEEEEEKYVIPAEIAPVNCGNEQSNTAETVSPPPTQSAGKSDLEMSVLRRQERVLQLQEEYYSLKINYLKHKMTKDP is encoded by the exons ATGAACTCTCTGCGTGATTTCCCAAGATTTCCACGCCACGAAATGTATGAGGAAATGTCAGTAGAAAGAAACTGGACGGACACCGAGACGAGAGCGCTGCTGTACATCCGACAGGACGAAGATATCAGCAGGCAAATCAGCGGAACGGTTCGCGACTCTCTTATTTACGCTGAAATCTCAAGGCTTCTCCGCGCGCAAGGTATCCACAGAACCAAGCGGCAGGTCACCACCAAACTGAAAACACTCAAGCAGAAGTTCCTGAAAATACACGAGCATCACAAAAACAACGGGCACGGCAGAGTGTACTGGAATTATTATGATCTCTGCAAGTCCATTTGGGGCAGCAACCGCCCCGCGGACGCTTTAATACTTCACAGCAACGTGAAACTCGAAGAGCCGCAGAGTACGTCCATTGAGGACGCGCGAAATGAGCGCAGATCCACCGACATCGAGGAGGTGTCGGTCAGTCACGACGAGGAGACGGAGGACATGGCAGACG TGGTCGCTCAACCTGTGAGGAAGAAGGCCAAAAAACGTTCCATTACCGACTCCGTGAGAGCTCAAGAACCTCTCCACGTGCAAAACCGGAGGGAGTATGAGGAACGATTGCGAAGGGAAGCCAGAGAGGAGCAGAAGGAGGAACGGGCAAGTCTGATGGCCATGTGGAAGGAGATGATGGAGTTTCAAGGGAACCTCTTAAAGGAGTTCATACACCTCCCATCTCTGCCTTCACATCCATCTTACCACAGACATGCTCTTCACAACCAAGCACTCTCTAGTTTTCCAAGCACTAGCTACATGCTGCCGTACGACTCGCCAGG AACTGAAACTGAGAATGAAAGTGCAATCTcacatgaagaagaggaggaggaggaagagaaataCGTTATTCCAGCTGAGATTGCACCTGTTAACTGTGGAAACGAACAATCAAACACAGCAGAGACTGTTTCACCCCCGCCTACACAATCAGCGGGAAAGAGCGATCTGGAGATGTCTGTGCTACGCAGACAGGAAAGAGTCTTACAGCTTCAGGAAGAGTACTATTCACTCAAAATCAACTATTTGAAACACAAGATGACCAAGGATCCATGA